A genomic stretch from Spiroplasma endosymbiont of Clivina fossor includes:
- a CDS encoding transposase family protein — MLFSGKKRQHSLKSQIIIDLFNNKIISVDFCYGSTHDYKLFLKSNTLINPKLELIADSGYQGLQNVHKNTLLPIKKSKNNPLNPDKKEYNSFLSKVRIVIEHVFARLKRFKILVYRYRNKIRRFGLRFNLISGIYNFELS, encoded by the coding sequence TTATTATTTTCTGGTAAGAAAAGGCAACATTCATTAAAATCGCAAATAATTATTGATTTATTTAACAATAAAATTATTTCAGTAGATTTTTGTTATGGCAGTACTCATGATTATAAGTTATTTTTAAAATCAAATACACTTATAAATCCAAAATTAGAATTAATTGCCGATTCAGGATATCAAGGTTTGCAAAATGTTCATAAAAATACATTATTGCCAATTAAAAAGAGTAAAAATAATCCTTTAAATCCAGATAAAAAGGAATATAATAGCTTTTTAAGTAAAGTTAGAATTGTCATTGAACATGTTTTTGCTAGATTAAAAAGATTTAAAATACTAGTTTATCGTTATCGCAATAAGATTAGAAGATTTGGATTACGATTTAACTTAATTTCAGGAATATATAATTTTGAATTAAGCTAG
- a CDS encoding transposase family protein, which translates to MLDKYKDENEFYSLIGIKYKTFMKMVEILKEGEAKQKQIGGRPNKLSIEQRLLMTLEYWKEYSTYRIIAKKYNISHVSCIRNIFWVENTLIKNSHFHIPGKKILLENKGTTNNLLAIDATEIPIERIKKN; encoded by the coding sequence ATGTTAGATAAATACAAAGACGAAAACGAATTTTATAGTTTAATAGGCATAAAATATAAAACTTTCATGAAAATGGTAGAAATTTTAAAAGAAGGTGAAGCTAAACAAAAACAAATTGGTGGTAGACCAAATAAATTATCAATAGAGCAAAGATTACTTATGACTTTAGAATACTGAAAAGAATATAGTACATATCGTATTATTGCAAAAAAATATAATATTAGTCATGTTAGTTGTATTCGTAATATCTTTTGAGTTGAAAATACTCTAATAAAAAATAGTCACTTTCATATACCTGGCAAAAAGATATTATTAGAAAATAAGGGTACTACTAATAATTTATTAGCAATTGATGCTACAGAAATTCCAATTGAAAGAATTAAAAAAAACTAA
- a CDS encoding IS256 family transposase, with protein sequence MTKKIKKEPDAIDKVVDYFLENIDNPQDLFKGNTIFQEFTKKLTERMLNTEIKDYLETDENHNKRNGNTQKTIITKNGSIAIDVPRDRNSTFEPVIIPKRQRRFDNFDQKVISLYARGMTISDIKAQLQEFYHGAEISESLISQITDDVIEEVKMWQTKPLEKIYPIVYFDCIVVKVKQDKRIINKAVYLALGINLDGLKDILGMWISENEGAKFWLNNLTEMKNRGLQDILVACSDNLTGMSDAIEAVFPKTQHQLCIVHQIRNSLKFVPYKDRKLVANDLKSIYTAINEEIALIALDHFSEKWNKKYPQITKSWKNNWNNLIIFLEYPQEFRRIIYTTNAIESVNSQLRKVIKNKKIFPNDASVSKIFYLAFQNMVKKWTMPIQNWGSAISHLMIKFEDRVNLS encoded by the coding sequence ATGACAAAAAAAATAAAAAAAGAACCTGACGCAATTGATAAAGTTGTTGATTATTTTTTAGAAAATATTGATAATCCACAAGATTTATTTAAAGGCAATACTATTTTTCAGGAATTTACCAAAAAATTAACTGAACGAATGTTAAATACGGAAATTAAAGATTATCTTGAAACTGATGAGAATCATAATAAAAGAAATGGCAACACACAAAAAACCATTATTACTAAAAATGGTTCAATCGCAATTGATGTACCAAGAGATCGAAATAGTACTTTTGAACCAGTAATTATTCCAAAAAGACAAAGAAGATTTGATAACTTTGATCAAAAAGTAATTTCTTTATATGCAAGAGGAATGACAATTTCTGATATCAAAGCACAATTGCAAGAATTCTATCACGGAGCAGAAATTTCAGAAAGTTTAATTAGTCAAATAACTGATGATGTTATTGAAGAAGTTAAAATGTGACAAACTAAACCTTTAGAGAAGATTTATCCGATTGTTTATTTTGATTGTATTGTTGTTAAAGTAAAGCAAGATAAACGAATAATAAATAAAGCAGTTTATCTTGCCTTAGGAATTAATTTAGATGGTTTAAAAGATATTTTAGGAATGTGAATTAGTGAGAATGAGGGAGCCAAATTTTGACTTAATAATCTTACGGAAATGAAAAATCGTGGGTTACAAGATATTCTTGTTGCTTGTAGTGATAATTTAACTGGGATGTCTGATGCAATAGAAGCTGTTTTCCCAAAAACACAGCATCAATTATGCATTGTTCATCAAATTCGCAATAGTTTAAAATTTGTTCCTTACAAAGATCGCAAACTTGTAGCTAATGATTTAAAATCAATTTATACAGCAATTAATGAAGAAATAGCGTTAATTGCTTTAGATCATTTTTCAGAAAAATGAAATAAAAAGTATCCACAAATTACTAAATCATGAAAAAATAACTGAAATAATTTAATAATTTTTCTTGAATATCCTCAGGAATTTAGAAGAATTATTTACACAACTAATGCGATTGAATCTGTTAATAGTCAATTAAGAAAAGTCATTAAGAATAAAAAGATTTTTCCTAATGACGCATCAGTTTCTAAAATATTTTATTTAGCATTTCAAAATATGGTTAAGAAATGAACGATGCCAATTCAAAATTGGGGTAGTGCAATTTCACATTTAATGATAAAATTTGAGGACAGAGTGAATTTAAGTTAA